A DNA window from Rhizobium jaguaris contains the following coding sequences:
- a CDS encoding MFS transporter, which produces MFEPTNGKAGQVEEIHWPSLVAAISSVSAVGIAIGLGLPLLSIILEKRGIPSSLIGLNTAMMGIAAMIAALITTKLAHRFGVVQTMIWAVVLSALSSLGFYYAESLLLWFPLRLIFHGSTTTLFILSEFWINAASPPSKRGFVLGLYSTVFSLGFAAGPLLFSLVGSEGLMPFIIGACIILAATIPIFIARNESPIVDEKPELHFIRYVFLVPTATAAVFVFGAVTVGGGSLFTSYATRLGFNESQAALLLTVMGVGNFVFQIPLGLLADHLRDKRTLLSIMAAIGLIGALLLPSLASNWILLAVILLFWGGCVSGMYTVGLSHLGTRLTGADLVAANAAFVFCYAVGMVLGPPAIGTAMDIANPSGFAWAIAFFFGLYVLLSAIRVLFMGSRG; this is translated from the coding sequence ATGTTTGAACCGACGAACGGCAAGGCCGGCCAAGTCGAAGAAATTCATTGGCCTTCGCTCGTCGCCGCCATTTCGTCCGTTTCCGCTGTCGGCATCGCTATCGGCCTTGGCCTTCCGCTTCTCAGCATCATCCTGGAAAAACGCGGCATTCCCTCGAGCCTGATCGGGCTCAATACGGCGATGATGGGGATCGCCGCAATGATAGCGGCGCTGATCACCACCAAGCTTGCCCACCGATTTGGTGTCGTGCAGACGATGATCTGGGCCGTCGTGCTCTCCGCGCTGAGCTCGCTCGGGTTCTATTACGCCGAAAGCCTGCTGCTCTGGTTTCCGCTGCGCCTGATCTTCCACGGGTCCACCACCACCCTCTTCATCCTGTCGGAATTCTGGATCAATGCCGCCTCCCCGCCCTCCAAGCGCGGCTTCGTTCTCGGCCTCTATTCCACAGTTTTCTCGCTCGGCTTCGCGGCCGGGCCCCTGCTTTTCTCGCTGGTCGGCAGCGAGGGGCTGATGCCCTTCATCATCGGCGCCTGCATCATTCTGGCGGCGACGATTCCGATTTTCATCGCCCGCAACGAGAGTCCCATCGTCGACGAAAAGCCGGAACTGCACTTCATCCGTTACGTCTTCCTGGTACCGACGGCCACGGCTGCCGTCTTCGTGTTCGGCGCCGTGACCGTCGGCGGGGGATCGCTGTTCACCAGCTATGCGACTCGTCTGGGCTTCAACGAATCACAGGCCGCACTTCTGCTGACCGTGATGGGCGTCGGCAACTTTGTCTTTCAGATCCCCCTGGGGCTGCTTGCCGACCACCTGCGCGACAAGCGGACGCTACTGTCGATCATGGCAGCCATCGGCCTGATCGGCGCGCTCCTATTGCCCTCGCTTGCCTCGAATTGGATACTTCTGGCGGTTATCCTGCTGTTCTGGGGCGGTTGCGTCTCCGGCATGTATACGGTGGGCCTGAGCCACCTCGGAACGCGGCTGACGGGCGCGGATCTTGTGGCGGCCAATGCCGCTTTCGTTTTCTGTTATGCAGTTGGCATGGTCCTCGGCCCGCCGGCGATCGGTACTGCCATGGATATTGCCAACCCCAGCGGTTTTGCCTGGGCAATCGCCTTTTTCTTTGGGCTTTATGTCCTGCTTTCGGCGATACGGGTGCTTTTCATGGGCAGCAGGGGTTGA
- a CDS encoding GNAT family N-acetyltransferase, which yields MLEELKALPLTPSRWDDFETLFGPSGACYGCWCTHFRIPTSDRKTMDGEAKKEFMQARVAAGSPPGLLGYVGERPVAWTQVGPRSELPQWNSPKTVSRPLELGDAEDNSVWAVSCFFMNSRDRGKGYSHRMLSEAVNFAKASGARILEGCPIERTKQSKSVGLYVGSLRIFEAAGFSEVAKRKDGRPLMRLFL from the coding sequence ATGTTGGAAGAATTGAAAGCGCTGCCGTTGACGCCGAGTCGCTGGGACGATTTCGAGACGCTCTTCGGACCGAGCGGCGCCTGCTACGGCTGCTGGTGTACCCATTTCCGCATTCCGACATCCGACCGCAAAACCATGGATGGCGAGGCGAAGAAAGAATTCATGCAGGCTCGCGTCGCCGCCGGCTCGCCGCCGGGCCTTCTCGGCTATGTCGGCGAGCGTCCCGTCGCCTGGACGCAGGTCGGCCCTCGATCGGAACTGCCGCAGTGGAATTCTCCGAAAACCGTATCGCGGCCGCTCGAACTCGGGGATGCCGAGGACAACTCGGTCTGGGCTGTGAGCTGTTTTTTCATGAATTCGCGTGACCGCGGCAAGGGATATAGCCATCGCATGCTGTCGGAAGCGGTGAATTTTGCCAAAGCCTCCGGCGCACGCATTCTGGAAGGCTGTCCGATCGAGCGGACGAAGCAGTCGAAATCCGTCGGCCTCTATGTCGGTTCGCTGCGCATATTCGAGGCAGCCGGATTTTCCGAAGTCGCAAAACGAAAGGACGGGCGCCCTTTGATGCGCCTCTTTCTCTGA
- a CDS encoding DNA polymerase IV has product MISAPYKVSGFCRDCLSEQSAERTRCRACGSPRLVYHRELYGLTLAHIDCDAFYASIEKRDNPELADKPVIIGGGKRGVVSTACYIARIHGVRSAMPMFKALEACPQAVVIRPNMEKYVRVGREVRALMQELTPLVQPLSIDEAFLELEGTQRLHHDPPARILAKFAKRIESEIGITISVGLSYCKFLAKVASDLQKPRGFSVIGRQEAVSFLEPRSVTTIWGVGKAFATTLEGDGIRTIGQLQTMEEGDLMRRYGVIGQRLFRLSRGIDDRTVHPNEAAKSVSSETTFFDDISRHDDLVPILRDLSEKVSRRLKRSGIAGKTVVLKLKTADFKSRTRNRRLEDPTQLADRIFRTGLRLLEHETDGTKFRLIGIGVTDLCDAARADPPDLVDEQATRRAAAEAAMDKLREKFGNKTVETGYTFGGKRES; this is encoded by the coding sequence ATGATCAGCGCGCCCTATAAAGTTTCCGGTTTTTGCCGCGATTGCTTGAGCGAGCAATCGGCCGAGCGCACGCGTTGCCGGGCTTGTGGCAGTCCGCGCCTTGTCTATCATCGCGAACTCTACGGCCTGACACTGGCGCACATCGATTGCGATGCCTTCTATGCCTCGATCGAGAAGCGCGACAATCCGGAACTGGCCGACAAGCCGGTCATCATCGGAGGCGGCAAGCGCGGCGTCGTGTCGACCGCCTGCTATATCGCCCGCATTCACGGCGTCCGCTCGGCCATGCCGATGTTCAAGGCGCTGGAGGCCTGTCCGCAGGCGGTCGTCATCCGCCCGAATATGGAAAAATATGTCCGCGTCGGCCGCGAAGTGCGGGCGCTGATGCAGGAGTTGACACCTCTGGTGCAGCCCCTTTCCATCGACGAGGCCTTTCTGGAGCTTGAGGGCACACAGCGCCTGCACCATGATCCGCCGGCTCGCATTCTGGCAAAATTCGCCAAGCGCATCGAAAGCGAGATCGGCATCACCATTTCGGTCGGCCTTTCCTATTGCAAGTTCCTCGCCAAGGTTGCTTCCGACCTGCAGAAACCGCGCGGCTTTTCGGTCATCGGGCGGCAGGAGGCCGTGTCGTTTCTGGAACCGCGTTCGGTGACCACCATCTGGGGCGTCGGCAAGGCCTTTGCGACGACGCTGGAAGGCGATGGCATCCGCACCATCGGCCAATTGCAGACGATGGAGGAAGGCGATCTGATGCGCCGCTACGGCGTCATTGGCCAGCGGCTCTTCCGCCTGTCGCGCGGCATCGATGATCGCACGGTGCATCCGAACGAAGCCGCAAAGAGCGTATCGTCGGAGACGACCTTCTTCGACGACATTTCCCGCCATGACGATCTGGTGCCGATCCTGCGCGATCTCTCGGAGAAGGTATCGCGCCGCCTGAAGCGCAGCGGCATTGCCGGGAAGACCGTCGTGTTGAAGCTGAAAACGGCGGATTTCAAAAGCCGCACCCGCAACCGCCGGCTGGAAGACCCGACCCAGCTTGCCGATCGGATTTTCCGCACCGGCTTGCGATTGCTCGAACATGAAACCGACGGCACCAAGTTCCGCCTGATCGGCATCGGGGTCACCGACCTCTGCGACGCTGCCCGCGCCGACCCTCCCGATCTGGTTGACGAACAGGCGACCCGCCGGGCCGCTGCGGAAGCGGCGATGGATAAGCTCAGGGAAAAATTCGGCAACAAGACAGTCGAAACCGGCTACACATTCGGCGGTAAACGCGAGAGCTAA
- the rpmG gene encoding 50S ribosomal protein L33: MAKATTIKIKLLSTADTGFFYVTTKNSRTMTDKMTKTKYDPVAKKHVEFKETKIK, encoded by the coding sequence ATGGCCAAAGCTACCACCATCAAGATCAAGCTGCTGTCGACGGCCGACACCGGTTTCTTCTACGTCACGACGAAGAACAGCCGCACGATGACGGACAAGATGACCAAGACGAAGTACGACCCGGTTGCTAAGAAGCACGTCGAATTCAAGGAAACGAAGATCAAGTAA
- a CDS encoding DUF983 domain-containing protein yields MTSSPPDPMTRYGGPDEAERPLGRSIVRGLLNRCPHCGTGKLFGAFLKPVDRCAVCGEELFHQRADDLPPYLVVLVLGHVVVGGYLLTDTVFHLPIWAHLAIWAPITVITALAVIQPIKGGVIGLQWALRMHGFGGHDDSPEEWDQRNGRS; encoded by the coding sequence ATGACGAGCAGCCCGCCCGATCCCATGACCCGCTATGGCGGCCCCGACGAGGCAGAACGCCCGCTCGGGCGCTCGATTGTCCGCGGCCTGCTGAACCGCTGCCCGCACTGCGGCACGGGAAAGCTCTTCGGCGCCTTCTTAAAGCCCGTCGATCGTTGCGCCGTCTGCGGCGAGGAGCTGTTCCATCAGCGTGCCGACGACCTGCCGCCCTATCTGGTGGTTCTGGTGCTCGGCCATGTCGTCGTCGGTGGCTATTTGCTGACCGATACGGTCTTTCACCTGCCGATCTGGGCGCATCTCGCAATATGGGCTCCGATCACCGTGATCACCGCGCTTGCCGTGATCCAACCGATCAAGGGCGGCGTCATCGGCCTGCAATGGGCCCTACGGATGCATGGCTTCGGCGGCCATGACGACAGTCCGGAAGAATGGGATCAGAGGAACGGCCGCTCGTGA
- a CDS encoding response regulator, whose protein sequence is MPKQVMIVEDNELNMKLFRDLIEASGYTTIQTRNGMEALDLARKHRPDLILMDIQLPEVSGLEVTKWLKEDDDLHVIPVIAVTAFAMKGDEERIRQGGCEAYVSKPISVPKFIETIKTYLGDA, encoded by the coding sequence ATGCCTAAGCAGGTGATGATTGTAGAAGACAACGAGCTCAATATGAAGCTCTTTCGCGATCTGATCGAGGCGTCCGGCTACACGACGATCCAGACCAGAAATGGCATGGAAGCACTTGATCTTGCTCGAAAACATCGCCCGGACCTGATCCTCATGGACATCCAGCTTCCGGAAGTCTCCGGGCTCGAGGTGACGAAGTGGCTGAAGGAAGACGATGATTTGCACGTCATTCCGGTGATCGCGGTGACAGCCTTTGCGATGAAGGGCGACGAGGAGCGTATCCGTCAAGGCGGCTGCGAGGCCTATGTCTCCAAGCCGATCTCTGTCCCGAAATTCATCGAGACGATTAAGACTTATTTGGGCGACGCTTGA
- a CDS encoding DUF3572 domain-containing protein, with amino-acid sequence MQSNFKNPKKAAADPQETAIAVLGWLANEPDMFGRFLALTGVEAAQVRNAINQPAFLAGMLDFLMNHEPTLLAFCQASGIAPETVAAASAHFSPPGLSSGEY; translated from the coding sequence ATGCAAAGCAACTTCAAGAACCCGAAGAAGGCAGCGGCCGATCCGCAGGAAACTGCGATCGCCGTACTTGGCTGGCTGGCCAATGAGCCGGATATGTTCGGCCGCTTCCTGGCCCTGACCGGCGTCGAAGCGGCGCAAGTGCGCAACGCCATCAACCAGCCCGCTTTTCTTGCAGGTATGCTGGATTTCCTGATGAACCACGAGCCGACATTGCTTGCATTCTGCCAGGCAAGCGGCATCGCGCCCGAAACGGTTGCCGCCGCTTCGGCGCATTTCTCGCCGCCCGGTCTTTCCTCTGGTGAATATTGA
- the rnr gene encoding ribonuclease R, translating to MSREPRGRISSSERRPGKAGRATKNSGNQEPMMAIVHGVLPPREVILRFIAEHPQQASKRELAKAFGLKGESRVALKNLLRELEEDGMVQKSRKSLIRPGALPPIAVLDITTRDKDGELIGRPTEWPEENGVAPAVLIKQSSSPAGRNGKGKAPVAGMGDRILAKIFPAVDRGGPAYSGRIIRVIDKRLAATVGVFRETPGGGGRLMPIERRGEEMVIDPDYTGDAKDGDLVEVEVARLGRFGLPRAKVLSVVGSVASEKAISMIAIHAHGIPHVFPQAAIAEADAAKPATMSHREDWRSLPLITIDPADAKDHDDAVYAEMDPSPDNPGGVIVNVAIADVSWYVRPGSALDREALKRGNSVYFPDRVVPMLPERISNDLCSLKEGVDRPALAVRMVFSKEGRKAGHSFHRIMMKSAAKLSYQQAQAAIDGKPDDKTGPMLEPILKPLWHAYEIMRRGRDRRQPLELDMLERKILLKPDGTVDRVFVPPRLDAHKLIEEMMIQANVAAAETLEKKRQVLIYRIHDGPTLAKQEVLREFLATLGISLVKGGNVRANSFNGILAKAEGTAHQTMVNEMVLRSQSQAIYSPDNIGHFGLNLMKYAHFTSPIRRYADLIVHRALVGSLGFGEGGITPDEEATLDDIAAEISTFERRAMAAERETVDRLIAHHLAGRIGEEFEARVGGVTKSGLFVTLPDYGADGFIPISTLGSDYFIYDEAHQALTGEKTGLGFRLGDSVTVRLAEAIPLAGALRFEMLSDGRDMPTAVRSFHKATRRNKTPARKAPGTRPPRGRR from the coding sequence GTGAGCAGAGAACCGCGCGGCAGGATTTCATCGTCGGAGCGACGCCCCGGCAAGGCTGGCCGCGCGACGAAAAACAGCGGCAATCAGGAACCGATGATGGCGATCGTCCACGGCGTGCTGCCGCCGCGCGAAGTCATTCTGCGCTTCATCGCCGAGCACCCTCAGCAGGCTTCCAAGCGGGAGCTTGCCAAGGCCTTCGGATTGAAGGGCGAGAGCCGTGTCGCGCTCAAGAACCTCCTGCGTGAGCTTGAAGAAGACGGCATGGTGCAGAAGAGCCGCAAGTCGCTCATCCGCCCCGGGGCACTACCGCCGATCGCCGTCCTCGACATCACCACGCGCGACAAGGACGGCGAACTGATCGGCCGTCCCACCGAATGGCCGGAGGAAAACGGTGTGGCACCGGCCGTGCTGATCAAGCAATCCTCCTCGCCCGCCGGCCGCAACGGCAAGGGCAAGGCACCCGTCGCCGGCATGGGCGACCGCATCCTCGCCAAGATTTTTCCGGCTGTCGATCGCGGCGGTCCGGCCTATTCCGGGCGCATCATCAGGGTCATCGACAAGCGTCTGGCCGCGACCGTGGGTGTCTTCCGCGAAACGCCGGGCGGCGGTGGGCGGCTGATGCCGATCGAGCGGCGCGGCGAGGAAATGGTCATCGATCCGGATTATACCGGCGACGCCAAGGACGGCGATCTGGTCGAAGTCGAAGTGGCCCGCCTCGGCCGCTTTGGCCTGCCGCGCGCCAAGGTGCTGTCGGTGGTCGGCTCCGTCGCCTCGGAAAAGGCGATCTCGATGATCGCCATCCATGCGCACGGCATTCCGCATGTCTTCCCGCAAGCCGCCATTGCCGAAGCGGACGCCGCCAAGCCTGCCACCATGTCGCATCGCGAGGATTGGCGCAGCCTGCCGCTGATCACCATCGACCCTGCTGACGCCAAGGACCATGACGACGCGGTCTACGCTGAAATGGATCCCTCTCCGGACAATCCCGGCGGCGTAATCGTCAACGTCGCGATCGCGGACGTCTCCTGGTATGTCCGCCCCGGCTCCGCGCTGGATCGCGAGGCGCTGAAACGCGGCAATTCGGTCTACTTCCCGGATCGCGTCGTGCCGATGCTGCCCGAGCGCATTTCCAACGATCTCTGTTCCCTCAAGGAAGGCGTCGACCGCCCCGCCCTTGCCGTGCGGATGGTCTTTTCCAAGGAAGGCCGCAAGGCGGGCCACAGCTTTCATCGCATCATGATGAAGAGTGCCGCCAAACTCTCCTATCAACAGGCGCAGGCGGCGATCGACGGCAAGCCGGACGACAAGACCGGGCCGATGCTGGAACCGATCCTCAAGCCGCTTTGGCATGCCTATGAGATCATGAGGCGCGGCCGCGACCGGCGCCAGCCGCTCGAACTCGACATGCTTGAACGCAAGATCCTGCTGAAGCCGGACGGCACAGTGGACCGGGTCTTCGTGCCGCCGCGTCTCGACGCCCACAAACTCATCGAAGAAATGATGATCCAGGCGAATGTCGCCGCTGCCGAAACGCTGGAAAAGAAGCGCCAGGTGCTGATCTACCGCATCCACGACGGCCCGACGCTTGCCAAGCAGGAAGTGCTGCGCGAATTCCTTGCGACGCTCGGCATCTCGCTCGTCAAGGGTGGGAATGTCCGGGCCAACAGCTTCAACGGTATTCTGGCGAAGGCCGAAGGCACGGCGCATCAGACCATGGTCAACGAGATGGTGCTGCGCTCACAGAGCCAGGCGATCTACAGCCCTGACAATATTGGGCATTTCGGCCTGAACCTGATGAAATACGCGCATTTCACCTCGCCGATCCGCCGCTATGCGGATTTGATCGTGCATCGCGCGCTCGTGGGCTCGCTTGGCTTCGGCGAAGGCGGCATTACGCCGGACGAGGAAGCAACCCTCGACGATATCGCTGCTGAAATTTCGACCTTCGAACGCCGCGCTATGGCTGCCGAGCGCGAGACGGTCGACCGGCTGATTGCGCACCATCTCGCCGGACGCATCGGCGAGGAATTCGAGGCCCGTGTCGGCGGTGTCACCAAATCGGGACTTTTTGTCACCCTGCCCGACTATGGCGCCGACGGCTTCATCCCTATATCTACGCTCGGCTCCGACTATTTCATTTATGACGAGGCGCATCAGGCGTTGACGGGTGAAAAGACGGGGCTCGGCTTTCGCCTCGGCGACAGCGTCACAGTGCGTCTGGCGGAAGCGATCCCGCTTGCCGGTGCTTTGCGCTTCGAAATGCTCAGCGATGGCCGCGACATGCCCACGGCGGTGCGCTCCTTCCACAAGGCGACGCGACGCAATAAGACCCCGGCACGCAAAGCGCCGGGAACAAGGCCGCCGCGCGGGCGCCGATAA
- a CDS encoding PleD family two-component system response regulator, with the protein MTARILVVDDVPANVKLLEARLLAEYFDVLTAEDGLKALAICESTQVDLILLDIMMPGMDGFEVCERLKSDPRTTHIPVVMVTALDQPADRVRGLKAGADDFLTKPVNDLQLISRVKSLLRLKTLSDELRMRNETARNFGIDDLLRLGDGRVDEDGHVLLVDGRANSQERIIRALKPIAEVTVTSDPQAALVEAAEKPFELVIVNSNFDDYDPLRLCSQLRSLERTRFLPVLLVTDQGADEMIVRALDLGVNDYIVRPLDPNELVARCLTQIRRKRYNDRLRASVQHTIELAVTDALTGLNNRRYLDNHLKILFNRSLTRGRPLSVLITDIDRFKQVNDTYGHDAGDEVLREFAARIRSAVRGADLACRYGGEEFVVVMPDTSPEVSAAVAERLRAAVETMPFTLRELGVALDVTASFGIASRLETVETPEQLMKYADRALYQAKNAGRNRVVAAAA; encoded by the coding sequence ATGACCGCGCGCATCCTAGTGGTTGACGATGTTCCCGCGAATGTGAAGCTACTCGAAGCGCGGTTGCTGGCCGAGTATTTCGACGTGCTGACCGCGGAGGATGGCTTGAAGGCGCTCGCTATCTGCGAGAGCACCCAGGTCGATCTCATCCTGCTCGACATCATGATGCCTGGCATGGACGGCTTTGAAGTCTGTGAACGGCTGAAGTCCGATCCACGTACCACCCATATTCCCGTAGTCATGGTCACAGCGCTCGATCAACCGGCCGACCGCGTGCGTGGCCTGAAAGCCGGCGCCGACGATTTTCTGACCAAGCCGGTAAACGACCTTCAGCTCATTTCGCGGGTCAAGAGCCTACTGCGCCTGAAGACGCTCAGCGATGAGCTGCGCATGCGCAACGAGACGGCCCGCAACTTCGGCATCGACGACTTGCTGCGCTTGGGCGATGGTCGCGTCGACGAGGACGGCCATGTGTTGCTGGTCGACGGCCGCGCCAATTCGCAGGAGCGTATCATCCGCGCCCTGAAACCGATTGCAGAGGTGACGGTGACGTCCGATCCGCAGGCCGCCCTGGTCGAAGCTGCGGAAAAGCCGTTCGAGCTCGTCATCGTCAACTCGAATTTCGATGATTACGACCCGCTAAGGCTTTGCTCGCAGCTCCGCTCGCTGGAGCGGACGCGCTTCCTGCCGGTGCTGCTGGTGACCGATCAAGGGGCTGACGAGATGATCGTCCGGGCGCTCGATCTTGGCGTCAACGACTATATTGTCCGCCCTCTCGATCCGAACGAGCTGGTTGCCCGCTGCCTGACGCAGATCCGCCGCAAGCGATACAACGACCGGCTGCGGGCGAGTGTGCAACACACGATCGAGCTTGCTGTCACCGACGCGCTCACCGGCCTCAACAACAGGCGCTATCTCGACAATCACCTGAAGATTCTCTTCAACCGCTCTCTGACGCGCGGACGGCCGCTCTCCGTGTTGATCACCGATATCGACCGCTTCAAACAGGTGAACGACACCTATGGCCACGATGCAGGTGATGAAGTGCTAAGGGAGTTTGCCGCCCGTATTCGCTCTGCCGTACGCGGCGCGGATCTGGCCTGCCGCTATGGCGGCGAGGAATTCGTGGTGGTTATGCCGGATACGTCCCCCGAGGTTTCCGCCGCTGTTGCCGAGCGCCTGCGCGCTGCGGTGGAGACCATGCCCTTCACGCTGCGGGAGTTGGGGGTCGCGCTCGATGTCACCGCCTCCTTCGGTATTGCGTCTCGTTTGGAGACGGTCGAAACACCCGAGCAGCTGATGAAATATGCCGATCGCGCCCTGTATCAGGCCAAAAACGCGGGCCGCAACCGTGTTGTCGCGGCAGCCGCCTGA